The DNA region ATCACGCGTATTGGCTGCGCTGATTCGGTTAATTGGACCGCCTGACCGCTCATTACATTCCATAACCTAATACTACCGTCATTGCTGCCACTTGCTAAAATTGTTCCTTGGGGATTGAAGTTGACAGACTCGACGCGATTGGTGTGTTCTTGGAAAGATTGTAGAACTTGACCTGTGGTAATGTCCCAAAGTTTTACGGTGCGATCGTCGCTTCCCGTCGCTAAAATCGTACCATCAGGGCTAAAAGCCAGCGACCACACCCAGCTTGCATGTCCTTGTAGCGTTTGCAACAGTTCACCCGTGTGCGCGTCCCAAAGTTTTACGGTGCGATCGTCGCTCCCTGTCGCTAAAATCGTGCCATCAGGACTAAATGCTACGGCTAAAATCCAACGGATATGACCTTTCCACGTTAAGATAGGCTTCATGTCTGTAACGCGCCATAAGCGAATTTGCCCCGCTTCCCCCGCAGTCGCAATAATTTCTCCGTCTGGGCTGTAAGTCATTGCTAAAATGCAGCCGAAGTTCTCGCTAAATGCTGAATTGGTTAAATCTGCGTATTGCAAGTTAACGTGTTGCAAGTTAGCGTTTTTGAGGTAGGCTTGCCAGACACTCATCTCAGAAAAGTCGTAGTGACTTAAATCAGTTTGCAAGTGAATGAGTAAGTTAAGAATGTTACCTCCGCCATATCCTGAAGCAAGTGATGTTCGCAGGTGTTGAAGAATGCGCTCGAGGTGTTCTTCAATTCTTTTTTTATTTCTAAAACTAGCTAGAAGCATATCGACTAATGGTTGCACGATAAATCGTGCTTGCGCATCGCGAATGTAGTCTTTCGTTTGTGCTTTAATTAGCGCATGAGTATTGAAAAGGTTAATATCTAGAGTTGTAATCTCATTGCAGATTGTCGTTACAAATTGATCAATGACATACTCCATCACCGCAGGCTGTTGCGTAAATCTTGCGGTATTTTTAAGCGTTATCGAGGTTGCTTTTTCAATTAACGAGCGTTGTTGTAGCGATTCGAGTGCTTCTAGAACTTCGCGCGGCAATATGAGTGGTAGGATGTCTTGTTTGAGTTCTGCTAATGTAATAGGTTCACGATTGATAGCTAACCAGTACATAATTTGCTGTTCAGCAATCGACAAACGCGTAAATTGTTGCGCAAGAAGATCCCAGATATCGCCAAAAACCGCAGTACCTTGTGCGAGAAATTGAGCGACATCACCATCAAATAATTCTTGAATATTCGTCGCGACTATTTTTAAAGCTAACGGATTACCGCGATAATGCTCCAGCAAAAGTTGCTGTTGTAATGTTGAGCAAAAAAGTCCTTTTGTTGCAAAAATTTCCTTGGCTTCGACTTCGGTTAACCCCCTGAGATGTAGCGATCGCACGGGTAATGCAATTCCTTCATATGATGCTAAGCCGCGCGGCTTTTCGCGGCTTGTTAAGATCGCACAGCTTTGATGTGGTGTTTGAGCAATACAGCGCAAAAGTTGTCCGTATTCTTCATAGCCTTCGAGGTAATAGCCTGCACGCTCACCTTGACGTAAGATTGTTTCGGCATTATCAAGAATCAGTAAACATCGCGACGCACGTAAATACTCAATTAAATATGATATTTTAGCTTCAACGCTTTCAGGTAAATCGTTGATTGTTTCTTGTTGATTTGAGAAAAATAAAATTAAGTTTGTCAGTAAGTCTTGAATCGGTGGTGCATTCCGCAGACTACGCCAAATAATATACTCAAAATCTGTGTGAATTTCTTGGGCTAACTTTACTGACACGCTGGTTTTCCCGATTCCACCCATTCCTAGTAAAGTTACTAATCGACAGCGATCTTGAACAATCCATTGTTGCAATGTTGCTAATTCTTCTGTTCTTCCATAAAAAATTGATATATCAGGCGCACCTCCCCAATCATGTTGAGTACTAATTTCTTCTTGAATTGTTACTAATGGAGTACTCAGAGCCTGAATCGATGAAATTTTAGATAATATTTCGTTTGGAGTGCTTGCGGTTCGCCATCTTACTGTTGCTAGATTATTTAACTCTTTGGGTACCACTCGCGCGTAGCGTAATACAACTGATTGAAAGTTATTTTTAGTAACTTTTTTGCCAAAAACTTTAGTCAGTAACTGCCACAAATGAGAACCAGTATCTTTGATATAACCAGTATCATAACCAGACGCTTTAGCAATCTCCATGTATGATTTTCCTTCCCAAGATTGCCGAAATACAATTTCTTGAGCTTTGTTTAAGCGTCCTTGTTCGAGAAGTTTCTCAACAACATCTATTGCTTCTTCAACGTTCATTTACCAGCACTCCTTATTCATTGCTGTTGTCGTGCTGTGTTAATTGACAGATAATTAATCTATCATTTATCTGAATTGGCTTCATATCCGTAGAGTAAACGTTAAAGGGGTAACTAACAATACTCATCATTTCAAACAAGTTTAGTTAGAAACCTAGTAGTAATCGCTTGCGTTGCTTCAGCAGTCTTATTGTACTATTTCTCTAGATAAGTCGTGTTTGCTTTAATACATTTTTATTACTTTTAACCGACCTTGTGGTGTCTTTTACCGACTGACAAGGATAAGACGATAACGATAAAGTATGTTTCAAGCAAGCCACCGAAACAAACAATTTTTCTTTGTTTTAGGCAGAAACCTTAATAAAAAATTAAAAAGTAGGGGTAGTAAACTAATGGATACTAAAAACATATCTAATTTTTTTTAACTTATTCTGCACATACTTATAAAGCACACAAAAAACTAGCTAGTTTAGAATTGAAGCTAAATATATCAAACTGATATTCGGGCGATCGCTAAACTGCTAAAAACCGAAAGTAAAAGTTGTAAATTTTATTAAAGGTTGCATATTTTCTGGCTTTAGTGCTGACAAATCAATAAAAGTTCAACAAATTTTATTGAATAAAAAATTGACGAGAAAAAGTATTGACTGTCAGTGTTTAGGAATTGAGAGTAGTGTCAGCAATATAAAGATAAAAATGTACAAACAAATTGAGTTTTTAGCTAGGAATTAAGAAAAGTGTAAGTAAACGCTACTAAGCTAATTTGCACAATTCAAGCAAGTCAGGAGCATCTGCTACATAAATCAACTGAGTACGACATATAGAAGTGCAGGTTGTCATGCAAACTTTAGCGCAGGTATTCGAGGAAGACAATCTCATGATTAAGTGGACAGAAGACCTTACACAAAGTTGGCGATCGCGGCTTTGTCTTGAACTACAACAACATCCTGAAGTTATCCAAGCGAGTATTGTGCGTTGGCTAATTGGTAACGATATCGAAAGAATCGAGACGCTGCTTCCTCATGAACTAGAACTCGTACAGCAAGGAATGGAATACCGTTATCGCATCTTACTGCATCGCTATTTAGGGCAAAGTCCCGAACGTGCTTATCGCAACTTGACGACTCGCTTAAGTAGTTTAGTGATTCTCCGCAACAAGATTCACACTTGGGTTTCTCTAAGTCGCGATCGCGCAACAACGGTACTCGATGTTCTGCAAGAAGTGATTCAAGAACTATTGCAAAGTGATCGCTATATGCAGCAGCAAATGAACTGGATTGCGCAATGCACTGAGGATGCGAAACTGCGGAATGCGCTACTGTTTGCGAGTTTGGAGGAATATAGTCTGCGGCGGATTCGCAATCAACCGTTGATTGTCTATCGATTTGTGAACTACTTACGTCGAGCTTCGCGCGGTGGATTAACGCAAGTTCCCGCCCAAGATTTGGTTAAGCTTGTATCGGAGGATTTTTGCGCTGAAGACAATGACGAGCTAATTAGTTTATTTGATACCCAAGCGATCGCGCAATATCAAGATCGACAAACGCATATTGAGCAACAAGCTTTAAGAACCAAAGTTCAAAAGGAATTTGAAGCTTATTTATCCCAAAAACTGGGAATAACTGCACTTAAGTGGTTACAGCTATATCTGCAAGGAAAATCGCAAGAAGTGATCGCGCGCTGTTTAAACTTGCAAGTTAAAGAAGTCTACCGCCTGCGCGAAAAGATCACTTATCATGCAGTACGCGTATTTGCGGCAAAAGAACAAACTGAACTTGTTGGAAACTGGCTAGAAACTTCTTTGCAGGAACATAGCTTTGGTTTAACACCGCAGCAATGGCAAAGTTATTGGGCAAAACTAACTCCTACACAATGCCAGCTAATCGAGTTGCTTAGAGATGGTAAGGAGACAACAACCATTGCGCAGTTGATGCATCTGCAAACCCATCAAGTAGTTGGGGAGTGGATTAAGCTATACCTAGTAGCTCAAACCATGCGAACTCAGGGATAAGACAATCTATTTGCTTTTTGATTTCTTTAAGATAGCTGTTATGCGAAGCATCTGGATTGCTTCGTGTATCTTTTTTCTCAAATAATCCAGCAAAATTAACCAGAACATTAGCAACAATAGTTCACTATACTAGAGTCATCAAAAGAAATAATTAATACATTAATTTGGGTGCTTATACGCTTGTTTTTTGAAGTAAAATGCTCATCGTCTAGTGGTAGCGATCGCACGTCTAAACTGGGTGGTACAAGTGGATATTCAGCAAATGTTCTGGCTTATCGACAACGTAATCTCGCTTGAAGCCTGTTTGTATCATCAAGTACTCCCTTTGTCATTAGCCGAAAATGTTTTACGCTTAGGTATGGTCAACCTCGAAGACACCGCAGCGAAAGATTATGTTGGTTGTATTGTGTGCCACATGAGTTACTCATTAGTAACGCAATCAATCGGCTTAAATACGCATCGGGCAATGCTTTCTGCGTAATTAAAATACAAAGAAACTACCCAGCAAGCGAAACAGCAGGCAATTCCTCCCTTAACTGTCGAAAAAACATCCTCCACAACCGAATTAGAAGCAACAGAACCGCCCTTAGCGCTACCAACGCTAGAAGTCAACGCAATACATCTAGCAAGTTCTGTAGAACTACTTGCCACATTACCTGCAAAAGAACTTCTTCAAGAACTACTTGGAAGAATAGTCACCGAAGGCATTGGCAGACTCTACTTTGAACGACAATATCCTCAATACGGTCGCATTCTTTGGAGTCTGAATGGTGTTGTACAGTCTATTTTAGAAAAACTTCCCGCGCAACAATTTCAAGAAGTTATCGACGAACTCAAGTATTTAATGCATTTAGCGATCGCACCTGTCGAAGAACAAACACAAGTAGAAATTGAACGTTTATACCAAAATAGCCGCATCCTCTTACGTTTACAGATTATGCCTGGCGCTTTTGGTGAGGAAGCAACACTTCAAGTTTTGCGGGGTGCAGCCTTAGAATTTTATCAGCAACAGCAATTATCGCACCTTGGTCAAGATGCATTATCCATTGCCCAACAACTACAGCACAAGTTGCGGGAAATGC from Chroogloeocystis siderophila 5.2 s.c.1 includes:
- a CDS encoding HetZ-related protein 2 yields the protein MIKWTEDLTQSWRSRLCLELQQHPEVIQASIVRWLIGNDIERIETLLPHELELVQQGMEYRYRILLHRYLGQSPERAYRNLTTRLSSLVILRNKIHTWVSLSRDRATTVLDVLQEVIQELLQSDRYMQQQMNWIAQCTEDAKLRNALLFASLEEYSLRRIRNQPLIVYRFVNYLRRASRGGLTQVPAQDLVKLVSEDFCAEDNDELISLFDTQAIAQYQDRQTHIEQQALRTKVQKEFEAYLSQKLGITALKWLQLYLQGKSQEVIARCLNLQVKEVYRLREKITYHAVRVFAAKEQTELVGNWLETSLQEHSFGLTPQQWQSYWAKLTPTQCQLIELLRDGKETTTIAQLMHLQTHQVVGEWIKLYLVAQTMRTQG
- a CDS encoding NB-ARC domain-containing protein, which gives rise to MNVEEAIDVVEKLLEQGRLNKAQEIVFRQSWEGKSYMEIAKASGYDTGYIKDTGSHLWQLLTKVFGKKVTKNNFQSVVLRYARVVPKELNNLATVRWRTASTPNEILSKISSIQALSTPLVTIQEEISTQHDWGGAPDISIFYGRTEELATLQQWIVQDRCRLVTLLGMGGIGKTSVSVKLAQEIHTDFEYIIWRSLRNAPPIQDLLTNLILFFSNQQETINDLPESVEAKISYLIEYLRASRCLLILDNAETILRQGERAGYYLEGYEEYGQLLRCIAQTPHQSCAILTSREKPRGLASYEGIALPVRSLHLRGLTEVEAKEIFATKGLFCSTLQQQLLLEHYRGNPLALKIVATNIQELFDGDVAQFLAQGTAVFGDIWDLLAQQFTRLSIAEQQIMYWLAINREPITLAELKQDILPLILPREVLEALESLQQRSLIEKATSITLKNTARFTQQPAVMEYVIDQFVTTICNEITTLDINLFNTHALIKAQTKDYIRDAQARFIVQPLVDMLLASFRNKKRIEEHLERILQHLRTSLASGYGGGNILNLLIHLQTDLSHYDFSEMSVWQAYLKNANLQHVNLQYADLTNSAFSENFGCILAMTYSPDGEIIATAGEAGQIRLWRVTDMKPILTWKGHIRWILAVAFSPDGTILATGSDDRTVKLWDAHTGELLQTLQGHASWVWSLAFSPDGTILATGSDDRTVKLWDITTGQVLQSFQEHTNRVESVNFNPQGTILASGSNDGSIRLWNVMSGQAVQLTESAQPIRVIAFSVDGALLASGGDDGNVTLWDLTSGNCLRLQGHTYLVQSLAFSPDRQTLASGSHDKNIKLWDLTTGQCTKTLQGHASRVWAIAFSPDGQTLASGSDDRLLKLWDVETGKALKTLWGYTNLVRVVVFSPDGSLLATGSSDRTVRLWDIHTGKVVKAFQGHTRGILSTAFSHNGQILASASEKINLWNVASGKLMRTLQGHTNWVWSVAFHSQDNILASASGDHTVKLWNVATGRCLRTLVGHTNWVWSVAFHPQGRILASSGDVTVRLWDVVTGECIKVLQGHTNGVWSVAFHPQGKILASASDDYTVKLWDVDTGACLQTLQEHTNGVWSVAFSPDGECLASASDDKTLKLWEVSTGKCLQTFQGHSDRVTSVSFHPQGKLLASGEQEEQIKLWDLDTGECLTTIRSERPYEGMNITGVTGLTEAQIAMLKALGAVEREAAEEPAPCGWLPR